From a region of the Qipengyuania spongiae genome:
- a CDS encoding sensor histidine kinase, with product MFRTIRETWPRGQAPTAAFCGEDDRVRVMASFGFDDLESDDDLQRLVNFAARLCDAPIALVSLVETDRQRFLAREGFDAKETPRSTSFCATAMLQTGMLIVPDATQDERFAGFPIVTGPEHVRFYAGAPLVSAEGAPLGSLCVIDTEPRPGGLSDMQRDGLAVLADSVMSRFTQHRLDIAANYEIAEREKRLESIIDSVPGIAWSADRKANFDYFNARWKEVTGAEPPKIPADWRDFVHPEDFDETLEVFSQAVEKTTPFESEWRMRQSDGSYRWVLSRGVPIADGGKGSRWFGTLFDIDEQYKLSESRELLAGELSHRIKNIFAVVSGLVAIKARNHPEAHEFAEELGKTIKALGLAHDYVRPVEGRRGESLRDLLSDLVAPYQDGKGKRITVDGADSAIGHRAATPLALIFHELATNSAKYGALSCDDGRIAIELRETGSDELTIRWEEFSIPCDDVADEAHEGFGSRMLRLSVEGQLRGRFERTFSSEGLVCEIVVPKSALTS from the coding sequence ATGTTCCGCACCATTCGAGAAACCTGGCCCCGCGGGCAAGCCCCGACCGCCGCTTTTTGCGGCGAGGACGACCGCGTCCGCGTGATGGCAAGCTTCGGCTTCGACGATCTCGAGAGCGACGACGATCTTCAGCGGCTGGTGAATTTCGCCGCCAGACTGTGCGATGCGCCGATCGCGCTGGTCAGCCTGGTCGAGACCGACCGCCAGCGTTTCCTCGCGCGGGAAGGCTTCGACGCCAAGGAAACCCCGCGCTCGACCAGCTTCTGCGCGACGGCCATGCTCCAAACCGGAATGCTGATCGTGCCGGATGCGACGCAGGACGAGCGTTTCGCCGGCTTCCCCATCGTCACCGGGCCGGAGCATGTCCGCTTCTATGCTGGCGCGCCTCTCGTCTCTGCCGAGGGCGCCCCGCTCGGTTCGCTGTGCGTGATCGATACCGAACCGCGGCCGGGCGGGCTGAGCGACATGCAGCGCGACGGGCTCGCGGTGCTGGCCGATTCGGTGATGAGCCGCTTCACGCAGCATCGCCTCGACATCGCGGCCAACTACGAAATCGCCGAGCGGGAAAAAAGGCTCGAATCGATCATCGACAGCGTGCCGGGAATCGCCTGGTCCGCGGATCGAAAGGCCAATTTCGACTATTTCAACGCGCGCTGGAAGGAAGTGACCGGAGCGGAACCGCCGAAGATACCTGCCGACTGGCGCGATTTCGTTCATCCGGAAGATTTCGACGAAACCCTCGAGGTTTTCTCGCAGGCCGTCGAGAAAACCACTCCGTTCGAAAGCGAATGGCGGATGCGTCAATCCGATGGGTCCTACCGATGGGTGCTGAGCCGCGGAGTTCCCATCGCCGATGGGGGCAAGGGCTCCCGCTGGTTCGGCACGCTGTTCGACATCGACGAACAATACAAGCTGTCCGAATCGCGCGAATTGCTGGCCGGCGAGTTGTCGCATCGGATCAAGAACATCTTCGCGGTGGTGTCGGGCCTTGTCGCGATCAAGGCTCGCAACCATCCCGAGGCGCACGAATTCGCCGAGGAACTGGGCAAGACCATCAAGGCGCTCGGCCTGGCGCACGATTATGTCCGCCCGGTCGAGGGGCGGCGCGGCGAAAGCCTTCGCGATCTGCTGTCCGACCTCGTCGCGCCCTATCAGGACGGCAAGGGCAAGCGGATCACCGTGGACGGTGCGGACAGCGCCATCGGTCATCGCGCGGCGACGCCGCTGGCACTCATCTTTCACGAACTCGCGACCAACTCGGCGAAATACGGCGCCCTGTCCTGTGACGATGGCAGGATCGCGATCGAATTGCGCGAAACCGGAAGCGATGAACTGACGATCCGATGGGAGGAATTCAGCATTCCTTGCGACGATGTCGCCGACGAAGCGCATGAGGGATTCGGATCGCGAATGCTTCGCCTCTCGGTCGAGGGGCAACTTCGCGGCCGTTTCGAACGCACATTTTCGAGCGAGGGGCTCGTCTGCGAGATCGTCGTTCCGAAAAGCGCGCTGACGAGCTGA
- a CDS encoding acyl-CoA dehydrogenase family protein: MRATPDFDFQLGETAQMIRETTARFADEQIAPLAEKIDREDWFPKDELWAAMGELGLHGITVGEEDGGLGLGYLEHVIAVEEVSRASASLGLSYGAHSNLCVNQIRRWGNEEQKAKYLPGLVSGEHVGSLAMSEASAGSDVVSMKLRAEAVEGGFKLNGTKFWITNAPYADTLVVYAKTGEGSKGITAFLIEKGDEGFSIGQKIEKVGMRGSPTAELVFDDCFVPEDRVMGPLNGGVGVLMSGLDYERVVLAGLQLGIMQACLDTVIPYLRERTQFGKPIGSFQLMQAKVADMYVALQSARAYTYAVAKACDAGQTTRFDAAGAILLASENAFRVAAESVQALGGAGYTLDWPVERYMRDAKLLDIGAGTNEIRRMLIGRELIGAAG; this comes from the coding sequence ATGCGCGCGACCCCCGATTTCGATTTCCAGCTCGGCGAGACCGCGCAGATGATCCGCGAAACCACCGCGCGCTTCGCCGACGAACAGATCGCGCCGCTGGCCGAGAAGATCGATCGCGAGGACTGGTTTCCCAAGGACGAATTGTGGGCCGCGATGGGCGAGCTCGGCCTGCACGGCATCACCGTGGGCGAAGAGGATGGCGGGCTCGGCCTCGGCTATCTGGAGCATGTGATCGCGGTCGAGGAAGTGAGCCGCGCGAGCGCCTCGCTCGGCCTGTCCTACGGGGCGCATTCCAATCTCTGCGTCAACCAGATCCGCCGCTGGGGCAACGAGGAGCAGAAGGCCAAGTACCTGCCCGGCCTTGTCAGCGGCGAGCATGTCGGCAGCCTCGCCATGTCGGAGGCTTCCGCCGGGTCGGACGTCGTCTCCATGAAGCTGCGCGCCGAGGCGGTGGAAGGTGGGTTCAAGCTCAACGGCACCAAGTTCTGGATCACCAACGCGCCCTATGCCGACACGCTGGTCGTCTATGCCAAGACCGGCGAAGGGTCGAAGGGTATCACCGCTTTCCTGATCGAGAAGGGGGACGAAGGCTTCTCGATCGGCCAGAAGATCGAGAAGGTCGGCATGCGTGGCTCGCCCACGGCGGAGCTGGTGTTCGACGATTGCTTCGTGCCCGAGGATCGCGTGATGGGCCCGCTGAACGGCGGCGTCGGCGTGCTGATGAGCGGGCTCGATTACGAGCGCGTGGTGCTCGCCGGGTTGCAGCTCGGCATCATGCAGGCCTGTCTCGACACGGTCATCCCCTATCTTCGCGAACGCACCCAGTTCGGCAAGCCCATCGGTTCGTTCCAGCTGATGCAGGCCAAGGTCGCCGACATGTATGTCGCGCTGCAATCGGCGCGGGCCTACACTTATGCCGTCGCCAAGGCCTGCGATGCGGGTCAGACCACCCGCTTCGATGCGGCCGGCGCGATCCTGCTGGCGAGCGAGAACGCCTTCCGCGTCGCGGCCGAAAGCGTCCAGGCGCTGGGCGGCGCGGGCTACACGCTCGACTGGCCGGTGGAACGCTACATGCGCGATGCCAAGCTGCTCGATATCGGTGCGGGCACTAATGAGATTCGCCGGATGCTGATCGGCCGCGAGCTGATCGGGGCTGCCGGCTGA